In one Sulfurimonas hongkongensis genomic region, the following are encoded:
- the guaB gene encoding IMP dehydrogenase: protein MRIRKRALTFEDVLLVPQYSEILPKEVSLETKLTRNITLKIPLVSAAMDTVTEYRAAIAMARLGGIGIIHKNMDVKTQAKQITKVKKSESGIIIDPIYVHPDATLKDAEKLMKEYKISGVPVVDTHNKLLGILTNRDMRFEKDLKKLVTESMTKMPLITAGRGISLDDAADIMNKNKIEKLPIIDEQGLLKGLVTIKDIKKRIEYPNSNKDAFGRLVVGGAIGVGQYERAKALVNAGCDVLVLDSAHGHSKGILDTVKKIKEILEVDVIAGNVATGEAVEALIKAGADGVKVGIGPGSICTTRIVAGVGIPQISAIDECAEVARKHGVPIIADGGIKYSGDISKALAVGASCIMAGSLLAGTEESPGETIMFQGRQYKSYRGMGSIGAMQKGSTDRYFQEGTASDKLVPEGIEGRVPFRGPIAGIVHQMMGGLRSSMGYCGSKNIEMFWDKAEFVEITSAGLKESHVHDVIITQEAPNYHV, encoded by the coding sequence ATGAGAATTCGTAAACGCGCCTTAACATTTGAAGATGTACTTTTAGTACCTCAATACTCTGAAATTTTACCAAAAGAAGTCTCTTTAGAGACAAAATTAACACGAAATATAACTCTTAAAATCCCTTTAGTCTCAGCAGCTATGGATACAGTGACCGAATATAGAGCAGCTATTGCTATGGCTAGACTTGGTGGAATTGGTATCATCCATAAAAACATGGATGTAAAGACTCAAGCAAAACAAATAACTAAAGTTAAAAAAAGCGAGAGTGGCATTATTATAGACCCCATCTATGTGCATCCTGATGCAACTCTTAAAGATGCAGAAAAGCTTATGAAAGAGTATAAAATTTCAGGTGTGCCTGTAGTTGATACACATAACAAACTACTCGGAATCCTTACAAATCGTGATATGAGATTTGAAAAAGACCTTAAAAAGTTAGTCACAGAATCTATGACAAAAATGCCACTTATTACGGCTGGCAGGGGTATCTCTTTAGATGATGCGGCTGATATCATGAACAAAAACAAGATAGAAAAACTCCCTATCATAGATGAACAAGGACTTTTAAAAGGCTTAGTTACTATCAAAGATATAAAAAAACGTATCGAATATCCAAACTCAAACAAAGATGCTTTTGGAAGACTTGTAGTTGGTGGAGCTATTGGTGTTGGACAGTACGAGCGTGCTAAAGCACTTGTAAATGCTGGTTGTGATGTCTTAGTCTTAGACTCGGCACACGGTCATTCAAAAGGAATCCTTGATACTGTTAAAAAGATAAAAGAGATCTTAGAAGTTGATGTTATTGCTGGAAATGTAGCTACTGGCGAAGCAGTTGAAGCTCTTATAAAAGCTGGGGCTGATGGTGTTAAAGTCGGTATTGGACCAGGATCTATCTGTACTACTCGCATAGTTGCGGGCGTTGGTATTCCTCAAATCTCTGCAATAGATGAGTGTGCAGAAGTAGCACGCAAGCACGGCGTGCCAATCATAGCAGATGGTGGCATAAAATACTCTGGTGATATTTCTAAAGCTTTAGCAGTTGGAGCCTCTTGTATTATGGCTGGCTCACTTTTAGCTGGAACTGAAGAATCACCTGGTGAGACTATCATGTTTCAAGGACGACAGTACAAGTCATACAGAGGTATGGGAAGTATTGGTGCTATGCAAAAAGGCTCAACTGACAGATATTTTCAAGAGGGAACCGCATCTGATAAGCTAGTTCCTGAGGGAATTGAGGGACGAGTTCCTTTTAGAGGTCCAATAGCTGGAATAGTTCATCAAATGATGGGCGGACTTCGTTCATCTATGGGCTATTGTGGAAGTAAAAATATTGAGATGTTTTGGGATAAAGCTGAGTTTGTAGAGATTACAAGTGCTGGACTAAAAGAGTCTCATGTTCACGATGTTATCATCACTCAAGAAGCTCCGAACTACCACGTTTAA
- a CDS encoding RDD family protein, whose product MNEVRYAGFWIRFFASFLDTLFLALPVGIIIYFLSDGNWFDFSQYQQNIAYAMSGNAEKALASQPQTSLKWELLFEVSVLLITMLFWKRWRGATPGKKFVNIKIVDTKTLGEIDNKQALTRSLGYIASTLVLLIGFFMVAFRSDKRGLHDLLAGTVVIYDKENL is encoded by the coding sequence ATGAATGAAGTAAGATATGCTGGTTTTTGGATACGCTTTTTTGCTTCTTTTTTAGATACTCTTTTTTTAGCTCTACCAGTTGGCATAATAATCTACTTTTTAAGTGATGGCAACTGGTTTGACTTTTCACAATACCAACAAAACATAGCTTATGCCATGAGTGGAAATGCTGAAAAGGCGCTTGCTTCTCAACCCCAAACCTCACTCAAGTGGGAATTACTTTTTGAAGTTAGTGTTTTGCTTATTACTATGCTTTTTTGGAAAAGGTGGCGTGGTGCTACTCCTGGCAAAAAGTTTGTAAATATCAAAATAGTTGATACAAAAACCCTTGGAGAGATAGACAACAAACAAGCACTTACTCGCTCTTTAGGCTACATTGCATCTACTCTTGTCTTGCTTATTGGTTTTTTTATGGTTGCTTTTAGAAGTGATAAAAGAGGACTTCATGACCTCTTAGCTGGAACTGTTGTTATTTATGACAAAGAAAATCTTTAG
- a CDS encoding O-acetylhomoserine aminocarboxypropyltransferase/cysteine synthase family protein yields MDLQTKAIHVGYEKDSQRTMAVPIYQTTAYEFNDTQHAANLFSLKELGNIYTRLNNPTTDVFEKRFAEVEGGAASIATASGMSAIFYAIVNASEAGDNIICASQLYGGTLTQTTYTLKRLGIETRFFDVHKPEAIEALVDERTKIIFFESLTNPSIDVADIEAITTIANKYGILSVVDNTVATPILCRPFEFGADVIVHSTSKYTTGQGLALGGIMVERHNLVEKLKNNPRYTHFNEPDESYHGLVYTEVPLPPYSLRARLSLLRDLGAVPAPFNSWLFIQGLEHLSLRMQEHSKNALALALFLESHPKVTKVNYPGLKSNANYKNAQKYFDGGASSGLLSFEVSSYEEAAKVVDATKIYSLVVNIGDSKSIITHPASTTHQQLKDDELKACGVSQGLIRISCGLESINDLIADIKQALEA; encoded by the coding sequence ATGGACTTACAAACAAAAGCTATTCATGTTGGTTATGAAAAAGACTCTCAAAGAACTATGGCAGTTCCAATTTACCAAACAACCGCTTATGAGTTTAACGATACACAGCACGCTGCAAACCTCTTTTCACTAAAAGAGCTTGGAAACATCTACACAAGACTTAATAACCCTACTACAGATGTTTTTGAAAAAAGGTTTGCAGAAGTTGAGGGCGGAGCTGCATCTATTGCTACTGCTAGTGGAATGAGTGCTATATTTTATGCAATTGTCAATGCTTCTGAGGCTGGAGACAACATAATCTGTGCGAGCCAACTCTATGGCGGAACTCTGACTCAGACTACATACACACTAAAAAGACTTGGCATTGAGACTAGATTTTTTGATGTACATAAGCCTGAAGCTATAGAAGCTCTAGTGGATGAAAGGACAAAAATAATCTTTTTTGAATCTCTTACAAATCCTAGTATAGACGTAGCGGACATAGAAGCAATAACGACTATTGCCAACAAGTATGGCATCTTAAGTGTAGTTGATAACACTGTAGCAACGCCTATACTATGTCGCCCATTTGAGTTTGGTGCAGATGTCATTGTTCACAGTACATCAAAATATACCACAGGTCAAGGCTTAGCACTAGGTGGCATCATGGTTGAGAGACATAATCTTGTGGAAAAATTAAAAAACAATCCTAGATATACTCACTTTAATGAGCCCGATGAGTCTTACCACGGTTTAGTCTATACAGAGGTACCACTTCCGCCATATAGCCTTAGGGCGAGACTCTCACTTCTTCGCGATTTAGGGGCGGTTCCAGCTCCATTTAACTCATGGCTTTTTATCCAAGGACTAGAGCATCTATCTCTTCGTATGCAAGAACACTCTAAAAATGCACTCGCTCTAGCTCTATTTTTAGAGTCTCATCCAAAGGTCACAAAAGTAAACTACCCTGGACTAAAGAGCAATGCAAACTATAAAAATGCTCAAAAATACTTTGATGGTGGAGCTAGTAGTGGGCTTCTTAGTTTTGAAGTATCTTCATATGAAGAGGCAGCTAAAGTTGTAGATGCAACGAAAATCTACTCTTTAGTAGTAAATATAGGTGACTCAAAGTCCATCATAACGCACCCCGCATCTACAACGCATCAACAGCTTAAAGATGATGAGCTAAAAGCGTGTGGAGTTTCACAAGGGCTTATCAGAATCTCTTGTGGATTAGAGTCGATAAATGACCTCATAGCAGATATAAAACAGGCATTAGAAGCTTAA
- the metX gene encoding homoserine O-acetyltransferase MetX: MSLNLKTHTQHFTNPLYLESGRIIEPYDIAYETYGELNDDKSNVIVVCHALTGSHHCAGLYEGENKPGWWDGLIGPGKGIDTDKYFVICSNVIGSCFGSTGPMSMQHPHLEHYRYKFPVVTIKDMVKAQRILFDRLNIHKVHAIIGGSMGGMQALQFGVHFPNFTNKIISLASTHATQPWAIAFNKVAQEAILKDPDFKQGYYDATLIKEKGLSGMAVGRMAGHISFLSHESMVRKFNREYKRTDGLYELFGKFQVESYLEYNGYNFTKWFDPLSYLYITKAINIFDLSRGFDSLEEALEKVTAKIHLISFKNDILFKNTEMKHIADTLESVGNSNYDYIDIDSDYGHDAFLVELDKFEDYIKEALDE, from the coding sequence TTGTCCTTAAACCTCAAAACACACACGCAACACTTTACAAATCCCCTCTATTTAGAGAGCGGTCGTATAATAGAGCCTTACGACATTGCTTATGAGACCTACGGCGAGTTAAATGATGACAAAAGTAATGTTATAGTAGTTTGTCATGCACTAACAGGCTCGCATCATTGTGCTGGGCTTTATGAGGGTGAAAATAAACCCGGTTGGTGGGATGGACTCATCGGCCCTGGCAAAGGGATTGATACTGATAAGTACTTTGTAATCTGCTCAAATGTTATAGGTAGTTGTTTTGGTTCAACTGGTCCTATGAGCATGCAACATCCGCATCTTGAGCATTATCGCTATAAATTTCCAGTTGTCACCATAAAAGATATGGTAAAAGCTCAACGCATCCTCTTTGATAGGCTAAATATCCATAAAGTTCACGCCATCATAGGTGGCTCAATGGGTGGGATGCAAGCTCTGCAGTTTGGGGTTCATTTTCCAAACTTTACAAATAAAATCATCTCTCTAGCTTCAACTCATGCAACGCAACCTTGGGCTATAGCATTTAACAAAGTAGCTCAAGAAGCGATACTCAAAGATCCAGACTTCAAACAGGGCTATTATGATGCTACTCTTATAAAAGAGAAGGGTCTCTCAGGTATGGCAGTTGGCCGTATGGCTGGACATATTAGCTTCTTATCTCATGAGTCTATGGTTAGAAAATTTAACCGTGAGTATAAAAGAACAGATGGGCTTTATGAGCTATTTGGTAAGTTTCAGGTTGAATCATACCTAGAGTATAATGGCTACAATTTTACTAAATGGTTTGACCCACTCTCATACCTCTACATAACAAAAGCTATCAATATTTTTGATCTCTCTCGTGGTTTTGACTCACTTGAAGAAGCATTAGAAAAGGTAACAGCAAAGATTCATCTTATTAGCTTTAAGAATGATATCTTGTTTAAAAATACAGAGATGAAGCACATTGCAGACACGCTAGAGTCTGTTGGAAATAGTAACTATGACTACATAGATATTGATAGTGATTATGGTCATGATGCATTTCTTGTAGAGTTAGATAAGTTTGAAGACTATATAAAGGAAGCCTTAGATGAGTAA
- the xseB gene encoding exodeoxyribonuclease VII small subunit: MSKDFETKLQSAKETLETLMNPEITLEESVKAYEKGTKELKDAQKILEDAVLKINTIKAS; the protein is encoded by the coding sequence ATGAGTAAAGATTTTGAGACAAAACTACAAAGTGCTAAAGAGACTCTAGAGACTCTTATGAATCCTGAGATTACCCTAGAAGAAAGCGTAAAAGCTTATGAAAAAGGTACAAAAGAACTTAAAGATGCACAAAAAATCTTAGAAGATGCAGTGCTTAAGATAAACACGATAAAAGCTAGTTAA
- a CDS encoding carbon-nitrogen hydrolase family protein, which produces MRAAVLQLNAQGMSSTKLYNYIRIAHNKGVKVLLLGEYVLNPFFKELESLSASMIKEQEKHQSKVLKELSSTYSMTIVAPLIIVRKGEIFKVVAKFAPFSTSYYEQQLLINYSHWNEEKFFANSQKALKSPLVFKVDGFKFAIMSGFEIHFDELFAKLTGKNIDCLLLPSVSTFESYQRWKTLILSRAFTHNCYILRANRIGEYIDKEFKWKFYGDSLLASPNGELLEHLGNKEELMIVDMSHSEVVDARRAWGFKDIIKRCES; this is translated from the coding sequence ATGAGAGCTGCTGTACTACAACTAAATGCACAAGGTATGAGTAGTACAAAGCTATACAACTACATACGCATAGCACATAACAAGGGTGTAAAAGTCCTTCTTTTAGGCGAATATGTGTTAAATCCCTTTTTTAAAGAGCTAGAATCTTTGAGTGCTTCTATGATAAAAGAGCAGGAAAAACATCAAAGTAAAGTCCTAAAAGAGCTCTCTAGCACTTACAGTATGACAATAGTAGCACCACTCATTATAGTAAGAAAAGGTGAGATTTTTAAAGTTGTTGCGAAGTTTGCACCCTTCTCTACTTCCTACTATGAGCAACAACTCCTTATAAACTACTCTCACTGGAATGAAGAAAAATTCTTTGCAAACTCTCAAAAAGCTTTAAAATCGCCCTTGGTCTTTAAAGTAGATGGATTTAAATTTGCCATCATGAGTGGTTTTGAGATTCATTTTGATGAACTCTTTGCAAAACTTACGGGAAAGAACATCGACTGTCTGCTACTTCCTAGTGTCTCAACTTTTGAATCATACCAAAGATGGAAAACGCTTATACTCTCTCGTGCTTTTACTCATAACTGCTACATACTGCGAGCAAATAGAATAGGCGAATACATAGACAAAGAGTTCAAGTGGAAATTTTATGGCGACTCACTCCTAGCCTCTCCAAATGGCGAACTCTTAGAGCATCTAGGAAACAAAGAAGAGTTAATGATAGTAGATATGAGCCACTCAGAAGTCGTAGATGCAAGACGTGCTTGGGGTTTTAAAGATATTATAAAAAGATGTGAGAGTTAA
- a CDS encoding NnrS family protein, whose translation MSEPQQKLHATNHYLHYPDEKDIPTYLAYGFRPVFLLLAPYMIITMILWGLVWAGIINLPFMNDTLTWHVYEMIFGILTAGAMAFLTTGIPELFPGMVPFVGKRLKYIMILWIAGRISFWFIDYLGVYIVAALNLAMLLWLIWFAKDAVLDKLQRHASLGYALVAIFVIEVWFFASQAGLASTNGMSILKVALGAIVVLILLALRRVNMEAVNELMEDKGIDDIYVSRPPKTNLAVFAVILFTIVEFLYPQNSALGWLGLATGAAILAITGDYILKDEFILNQPFVLYLASILVMLSAGYALMGWDLLNDKIDAINHFRHFITSGGVGLAYLVVMIIIGWIHTGRHLTSNIYTHLMVGFMILATLMRSLIPFFEEYISELYLWSSIVWTIPFMIYIKVFFSFLLSPRADGIKG comes from the coding sequence ATGAGTGAACCACAACAGAAACTTCATGCAACAAATCACTATTTGCACTATCCAGATGAGAAGGATATTCCAACATATTTAGCTTATGGATTTAGACCTGTTTTTCTACTCTTAGCTCCATATATGATTATCACTATGATTTTGTGGGGACTGGTTTGGGCTGGCATAATAAACTTGCCTTTTATGAATGATACTCTTACTTGGCATGTCTATGAGATGATATTTGGAATACTTACAGCTGGAGCTATGGCATTTTTAACAACTGGAATTCCTGAGCTTTTTCCCGGAATGGTTCCTTTTGTTGGAAAGAGACTAAAGTACATCATGATACTTTGGATAGCTGGGAGAATTAGCTTTTGGTTTATTGACTATTTAGGAGTATATATAGTCGCAGCACTAAACCTTGCTATGCTTTTATGGCTCATCTGGTTTGCAAAAGATGCAGTGCTTGACAAGCTTCAAAGACATGCTTCACTTGGATATGCATTAGTTGCTATTTTTGTCATAGAAGTGTGGTTTTTTGCATCCCAAGCAGGACTTGCATCTACTAATGGCATGAGCATACTAAAAGTGGCTCTTGGAGCTATAGTTGTGCTAATTTTGCTTGCTCTTAGACGAGTAAATATGGAAGCGGTAAATGAGCTTATGGAAGATAAAGGCATAGATGATATCTATGTATCTCGTCCACCAAAGACAAACTTAGCAGTTTTTGCAGTAATTTTATTTACAATAGTTGAGTTTTTATATCCACAAAACTCGGCACTTGGCTGGCTAGGCTTAGCAACTGGTGCGGCTATTTTAGCCATAACGGGAGACTATATACTAAAAGATGAGTTTATACTAAACCAACCATTTGTGCTCTACCTTGCATCTATCCTTGTGATGCTCTCTGCTGGCTATGCTCTGATGGGATGGGATTTGTTAAATGACAAGATAGATGCTATAAACCACTTTAGACACTTTATCACAAGTGGCGGAGTAGGGCTTGCTTACTTGGTTGTTATGATAATCATAGGCTGGATACACACAGGACGACACCTAACATCAAATATCTATACACATCTGATGGTAGGATTCATGATATTAGCAACACTAATGAGAAGTTTGATACCTTTTTTTGAGGAGTATATAAGCGAGCTGTATCTATGGTCATCCATAGTTTGGACTATCCCTTTTATGATCTACATAAAAGTCTTTTTCTCATTTCTACTCTCACCTAGAGCGGATGGGATTAAGGGTTAA
- a CDS encoding ABC transporter ATP-binding protein — translation MEKLEVKNLNHHFGFTEILRGINFRLNKGQVLSVVGPSGGGKTTLLHLCAGLLDVEEGSVTNTFTSSSFAFQDARLLPWKNVIDNIALGLLAAGEKKSVAIEKSKKIALEFGLEEGDFLKFPKDLSGGMRQRVSFARALVVKPSLLFLDEPFSALDIGLKKELQSILIEMISKKEISILFITHDLMEAIRLSDEILLLKADPGHIVKKFSYDLAQNRRDDEYVYAQSAKILQDEKIIDTFELEIK, via the coding sequence ATGGAGAAGTTAGAAGTTAAAAACTTAAATCATCACTTTGGTTTTACAGAGATACTTCGTGGTATAAATTTTAGGCTAAATAAGGGACAAGTTCTATCAGTAGTGGGACCTAGTGGTGGGGGAAAAACTACACTACTACACCTTTGTGCTGGACTTTTAGATGTGGAGGAGGGGAGTGTGACTAATACATTTACAAGTAGCTCTTTTGCTTTTCAAGATGCAAGACTACTTCCTTGGAAAAATGTAATAGACAATATCGCTCTAGGACTCTTAGCTGCCGGAGAGAAAAAGAGTGTAGCCATAGAGAAATCAAAAAAGATAGCCTTAGAGTTTGGACTTGAAGAGGGCGATTTTCTTAAATTTCCAAAAGATTTGAGTGGCGGTATGAGACAAAGAGTTAGTTTTGCTAGAGCACTAGTCGTAAAACCTTCACTTTTGTTTCTTGATGAGCCTTTCTCAGCCCTTGATATTGGGCTTAAAAAAGAGCTACAAAGCATACTCATAGAGATGATAAGCAAAAAAGAGATAAGCATACTCTTTATCACACATGATCTGATGGAAGCCATCAGATTAAGTGATGAGATACTTTTGTTAAAGGCAGATCCTGGGCATATTGTCAAAAAATTTTCTTATGATCTAGCACAAAACAGAAGGGATGATGAGTATGTTTATGCCCAGAGCGCAAAGATACTTCAAGATGAAAAGATAATAGATACTTTTGAATTGGAGATAAAATAA
- a CDS encoding ABC transporter permease, translated as MKFTLKILKDFPAYLWSGWGAIASILLFIALWDMGNQIYGNLVLPSPLETFATLVAMLGDEMVIAEIKTTLYRASIGFGISLVVGSFFGLLAGFFATASMMSRPIVTILVGMPPIAWIVLAMIWFGMGDETVIFTVIVASFPIIFVGALQGTRTLDGDLKEMADSFKLPWHMKFFDVYFPHIFSYVFPAWVSGLGMAWKIVVMAELLATSNGIGASLAVARSQLDTPTALALVVIMIGSLMFVEYIILEPIKREVELWRS; from the coding sequence ATGAAGTTCACACTAAAGATACTAAAAGATTTTCCCGCATACTTGTGGAGTGGATGGGGTGCTATCGCTTCTATACTGCTCTTCATTGCTCTATGGGATATGGGAAACCAGATCTATGGCAACTTAGTCTTACCATCACCACTAGAGACATTTGCTACTCTAGTTGCGATGCTAGGCGATGAGATGGTGATAGCTGAGATAAAAACAACTTTGTACCGTGCATCTATTGGTTTTGGTATATCTTTAGTAGTAGGTTCTTTTTTTGGGCTCTTAGCAGGTTTCTTTGCAACTGCATCAATGATGAGCCGCCCAATTGTAACCATACTTGTGGGGATGCCACCAATCGCATGGATAGTTCTAGCTATGATTTGGTTTGGAATGGGCGATGAGACTGTTATCTTTACCGTTATAGTCGCTTCATTTCCCATCATCTTTGTGGGAGCCCTGCAAGGAACTCGCACGCTTGATGGCGACTTAAAAGAGATGGCAGATAGCTTTAAACTACCATGGCATATGAAGTTTTTTGATGTTTACTTTCCGCATATATTTTCTTATGTATTTCCAGCGTGGGTTAGTGGGCTTGGAATGGCATGGAAGATAGTTGTGATGGCTGAGTTATTAGCTACAAGCAATGGTATAGGTGCATCTTTGGCGGTTGCTAGAAGTCAGTTAGATACACCAACGGCTTTAGCTTTAGTTGTTATCATGATAGGCTCACTTATGTTTGTTGAGTATATCATCTTAGAGCCGATTAAAAGAGAGGTTGAGTTATGGAGAAGTTAG
- a CDS encoding ABC transporter substrate-binding protein, translating into MKKIIYVRLLLILSIITSLHADSKVDKIVIAGPFASVSHPLLHMIKTDALKDVAKEVEFRLWKNPDELRAIVIKGDVDFVAVPTNTAAILNNKGVDIRLLNVSVWGILGMISRDDTLKTLKDFKGKKIAIPFRADMPDIVFVQLLKKQGLDPKKDFELVYVSNPIDAMQMLILRRIDHSLLAEPAISVALRKTDSFPIKLIAPDLYRSVDLQEEWARVFNTDKDIPQAGMAVLGRMKDKKVISRFLEEYDNSLKWYMSHPKEAGEMVAKEIDLLTKDGVADSIAHVNLKSRRAVDVKDKIEFFFDVLKEEDPKIIGSKLPQDSFYYKED; encoded by the coding sequence ATGAAAAAAATTATATATGTGAGGTTATTATTGATATTATCAATAATAACCTCATTACACGCAGATTCAAAAGTAGATAAAATAGTTATAGCTGGACCTTTCGCATCTGTTTCTCATCCGCTACTACACATGATAAAAACAGATGCACTTAAAGATGTTGCAAAAGAAGTTGAGTTTAGACTTTGGAAAAATCCAGATGAACTTCGTGCTATTGTTATAAAAGGAGATGTTGATTTTGTTGCAGTTCCAACAAATACAGCAGCGATTTTAAATAATAAAGGAGTTGATATTAGACTTCTAAATGTCTCTGTTTGGGGGATTTTAGGAATGATTAGTCGTGATGACACTCTTAAAACCTTAAAAGACTTTAAGGGTAAAAAGATTGCAATTCCATTTCGTGCAGATATGCCAGACATCGTTTTTGTGCAGCTACTAAAAAAACAGGGACTAGACCCTAAAAAAGATTTTGAACTTGTTTATGTGTCAAATCCTATAGACGCTATGCAGATGCTAATCCTACGACGCATCGACCACTCACTTCTAGCTGAGCCTGCAATCTCAGTTGCACTTCGCAAAACCGACTCATTTCCTATCAAACTAATAGCACCTGATTTGTATAGAAGTGTTGATTTGCAAGAGGAGTGGGCTAGAGTTTTTAACACTGATAAGGATATTCCACAAGCTGGGATGGCAGTTTTAGGTCGCATGAAAGATAAAAAAGTTATATCTCGCTTTTTAGAAGAATATGATAACTCACTAAAGTGGTATATGTCGCATCCTAAAGAGGCTGGAGAGATGGTGGCAAAAGAGATTGACCTCTTAACTAAAGATGGTGTAGCTGACTCCATAGCTCATGTAAACCTAAAGAGTAGACGTGCTGTTGATGTAAAAGATAAAATAGAGTTTTTCTTTGATGTTTTAAAGGAAGAAGACCCTAAAATAATAGGTTCAAAACTTCCACAAGATAGCTTTTACTATAAAGAGGATTAG